A window of Halomonas sp. GFAJ-1 contains these coding sequences:
- a CDS encoding choline dehydrogenase yields the protein MAHAATNNFDYIVIGAGTAGCLLANRLSANPNNRVLLVEAGGPDNYHWIHIPVGYLYCINNPRTDWLFRTEPDKGLNGRSLIYPRGKTLGGCSSINGMLYLRGQARDYDHWAELTGSDEWRWENCLPDFMKHEDHHRLDDGGDGDAEHRRYHGHGGEWRIEKQRLSWEVLDDFAEAAVQAGIPRTDDFNRGDNEGVNYFEVNQRKGWRWNTSKAFLRPIKKRTNLTLWHSTHVNRLLFEQQDGQPRCVGAELLREGSVMEVAASKEVVLSAGAIGSPQILQLSGIGAPELLQRHGIDVVAALPGVGENLQDHLQIRSVYRVNGAKTLNTMANSLVGKAKIGLEYLLKRSGPMSMAPSQLCIFTRSSDEYQHANIEYHVQPLSLDAFGQPLHNFPAITASVCNLNPTSRGTVRIKNRDPQTAPAIEPNYLSTEEDRKVAADSLRVTRRIAEQPAFAKYAPEEVKPGVEYQTDDELARLAGDIGTTIFHPVGTTRMGRADDPMAVVDARLRVRGITGLRVADAGVMPTITSGNTNSPTLMIAEKAANWMLEKK from the coding sequence ATGGCACACGCTGCTACTAATAACTTTGATTACATCGTAATCGGCGCAGGCACCGCAGGGTGCCTGTTGGCCAATCGACTAAGCGCCAACCCGAATAATCGGGTGCTGCTGGTTGAAGCGGGCGGGCCGGATAACTACCACTGGATTCATATTCCGGTGGGCTACCTTTATTGCATTAACAACCCTCGCACGGATTGGCTGTTTCGCACTGAGCCTGATAAAGGCCTCAACGGTCGTTCGCTGATCTATCCACGCGGCAAAACCCTGGGTGGCTGTTCCAGTATTAACGGCATGCTCTACCTGCGTGGTCAGGCAAGGGATTACGACCACTGGGCTGAACTGACCGGCAGCGACGAGTGGCGCTGGGAAAACTGCCTGCCGGATTTCATGAAGCACGAAGACCATCACCGGCTGGATGACGGTGGTGATGGCGATGCTGAGCACCGTCGTTACCACGGCCACGGTGGCGAATGGCGAATCGAAAAGCAACGTTTGAGTTGGGAAGTGCTGGATGACTTCGCCGAAGCAGCGGTGCAAGCGGGTATTCCACGCACCGATGATTTCAATCGCGGCGATAACGAAGGCGTTAACTACTTTGAGGTTAACCAGCGTAAAGGCTGGCGCTGGAATACCTCTAAGGCGTTTTTGCGGCCAATAAAGAAGCGCACCAATCTGACGCTCTGGCACTCTACCCACGTCAACCGTCTGCTGTTTGAGCAGCAAGATGGTCAGCCACGCTGCGTAGGCGCAGAACTTCTACGCGAGGGCAGCGTGATGGAGGTTGCGGCGAGTAAGGAAGTGGTACTGAGTGCGGGGGCCATCGGATCGCCGCAGATTCTGCAGCTTTCCGGTATTGGTGCGCCTGAGCTACTGCAACGCCATGGCATTGATGTGGTGGCAGCGCTTCCTGGGGTGGGTGAGAACCTGCAGGATCACCTACAGATCCGCTCGGTATATAGGGTTAATGGCGCTAAAACCTTGAACACCATGGCCAACTCCTTGGTGGGTAAAGCCAAGATTGGGCTTGAATATTTGTTGAAACGCTCTGGCCCGATGAGCATGGCACCGTCTCAGCTGTGCATTTTTACCCGCAGTTCTGACGAGTACCAACACGCCAACATTGAGTACCACGTACAGCCCTTAAGTTTGGATGCGTTTGGTCAGCCGCTGCATAACTTCCCGGCAATTACTGCCAGCGTATGCAACCTGAATCCCACCAGCCGTGGCACGGTTCGGATCAAAAACCGCGACCCACAAACGGCACCGGCCATTGAACCTAACTACCTAAGCACTGAGGAAGACCGCAAGGTGGCGGCAGATTCACTGCGCGTGACACGGCGCATTGCTGAGCAGCCTGCGTTCGCTAAATACGCACCGGAGGAAGTAAAGCCCGGAGTTGAATACCAAACCGACGATGAATTAGCGCGCCTTGCGGGGGACATTGGGACGACAATTTTCCACCCGGTAGGCACAACGCGCATGGGGCGAGCAGACGACCCGATGGCGGTGGTTGATGCACGGCTTAGAGTACGCGGCATAACGGGTTTACGCGTGGCTGACGCAGGCGTAATGCCCACAATCACTAGCGGAAATACTAATTCACCGACGCTGATGATCGCTGAAAAAGCGGCAAATTGGATGTTGGAAAAAAAGTAA
- a CDS encoding cold-shock protein has protein sequence MATGTVKWFNDTKGFGFISPDDNGDDLFAHFSEIQADGFKTLQDGQKVSFDVTQGKKGLQASNIKVL, from the coding sequence ATGGCAACTGGTACCGTTAAGTGGTTTAACGACACTAAAGGCTTCGGCTTCATTTCTCCGGACGACAATGGCGACGACCTGTTCGCGCACTTCTCCGAAATTCAAGCTGACGGCTTCAAAACTCTGCAAGACGGCCAGAAGGTTTCCTTCGACGTCACCCAGGGTAAAAAAGGCCTTCAGGCTTCCAACATCAAAGTTCTATAA
- a CDS encoding potassium transporter TrkA produces the protein MSLDAWIAVGVVLTIFPLMALSRLGPDIILLGAVVVLMTLGVIDPQQALGGFSNSGLFTVAFMYVLVASIRETGGIDLIIRYVLGRPNSERGALVRLLLPVASLSGFLNNTPVVATYIPAVMSWSRRLRLSPQRLLMPLSFASILGGTITLFGTSTNLVVHGLLVERYPDFAMGLFDLAWVGIPVAVVGLTYLILLGPRLLPSREGMAKAFANPREFTIEMEVDPAGILVDRTVEEAGLRHLQELFLVEIERAGNVVSVVGPGEQLKGGDRLVFVGTSDAAVELQQIRGLIPSHDGASSLEKEFKERRLVEAVVSNQCQFIGQRIRDGRFRTLYGAAVLAVCRSGERVTGNLGQVRLQPADVLLLEARPPFIERHRQSKDFLLISELNGAARPVHEKAPLAWAILLGAVLLAAFGVLSMLNAAMLGAALALLTGCCTVGAAKRGLDTQVLLTIAASFGVGAALQSSGAADVIAGGALSLVAGNPLLLLIGTYCVVALLTELVTNNAAAVIIFPVVIAAAESLGVNPMPYVVAVMFAASASFLTPIGYQTNLMVHGPGGYRISDFLRVGGGLNLLTGAISLTLIPLVWPF, from the coding sequence ATGTCGCTGGATGCTTGGATCGCTGTTGGGGTAGTGCTGACTATCTTTCCACTGATGGCGCTATCGCGCCTTGGCCCCGATATTATTCTGTTGGGTGCGGTAGTGGTGTTAATGACGCTGGGGGTAATTGACCCGCAGCAAGCGCTGGGCGGTTTTTCCAACAGCGGCCTGTTTACCGTGGCGTTTATGTACGTACTGGTTGCCAGTATTCGTGAAACCGGCGGTATCGACCTCATTATTCGCTATGTTCTAGGCCGCCCTAACAGTGAGCGAGGCGCGCTTGTGCGGTTGCTGCTGCCGGTGGCATCACTGAGTGGTTTTCTTAATAACACCCCCGTCGTTGCCACCTATATTCCTGCCGTGATGAGCTGGAGTCGTCGGCTGCGTCTCTCCCCGCAGCGGCTTTTAATGCCGCTGAGCTTCGCTTCAATACTGGGCGGGACTATTACCCTATTTGGTACCAGTACTAATCTGGTGGTGCATGGGCTACTGGTCGAGCGTTACCCTGATTTTGCCATGGGGCTGTTTGATTTGGCCTGGGTTGGCATTCCTGTGGCGGTGGTTGGGCTTACTTATCTGATTCTACTGGGGCCGCGTCTTCTGCCTTCCCGAGAGGGTATGGCAAAAGCCTTTGCTAACCCCCGCGAGTTCACCATTGAGATGGAGGTTGATCCTGCCGGTATTTTGGTTGACCGCACGGTGGAAGAGGCTGGACTGCGCCATTTGCAGGAGTTGTTTCTGGTCGAAATAGAGCGTGCTGGTAACGTAGTGAGCGTCGTGGGACCCGGGGAGCAGCTAAAGGGTGGGGATCGGTTAGTGTTTGTAGGCACCTCCGATGCGGCCGTTGAGCTGCAGCAGATACGTGGTTTAATTCCTTCTCACGATGGCGCTTCCAGCTTGGAGAAAGAGTTTAAGGAGCGCCGGCTGGTAGAGGCGGTAGTTTCTAATCAGTGTCAGTTTATTGGCCAGCGCATCCGCGATGGACGTTTTAGAACGCTATACGGTGCTGCGGTGCTGGCCGTTTGCCGGAGCGGTGAGCGGGTAACGGGTAACCTAGGGCAAGTGCGCTTGCAGCCTGCTGATGTGCTGCTATTAGAGGCGCGCCCACCGTTTATTGAGCGCCACCGTCAGTCGAAAGACTTCCTACTAATCAGCGAGCTGAACGGCGCAGCGCGCCCGGTTCATGAAAAAGCTCCGCTGGCCTGGGCGATTTTGCTGGGTGCTGTGCTGCTTGCTGCCTTTGGGGTGTTGAGTATGCTCAATGCCGCGATGCTTGGGGCTGCGCTGGCGCTGCTCACGGGTTGCTGCACAGTCGGGGCCGCCAAGCGAGGTTTAGATACCCAAGTACTACTGACCATCGCTGCCTCTTTTGGCGTGGGGGCAGCGCTGCAAAGCTCCGGTGCCGCCGATGTTATCGCGGGAGGCGCTCTTTCCCTGGTGGCGGGTAATCCATTGCTTTTGCTCATTGGTACTTACTGCGTTGTAGCGCTGCTCACTGAGTTAGTCACCAATAATGCCGCCGCGGTGATTATTTTCCCGGTGGTGATAGCCGCCGCTGAAAGCCTAGGGGTTAATCCGATGCCCTATGTGGTAGCGGTGATGTTTGCTGCTTCGGCGAGCTTTCTAACCCCGATTGGCTATCAAACAAACTTAATGGTGCACGGCCCTGGTGGTTATCGAATAAGCGATTTTTTACGTGTGGGCGGTGGTTTAAACTTACTTACCGGTGCCATTTCGTTGACGCTTATTCCGCTGGTTTGGCCGTTTTAA
- a CDS encoding carboxylesterase has translation MTAPGELIIEPKNGQPADACVFIIHGLGADGHDFEPLVPALTLPDDAHVRFIMPHAPRLPVTINGGMVMPAWYDILAMDLGRRVDEGQLMKSAERIQALIQEQIDQGIDSQRIIVAGFSQGGAVAYQAALSFPQPLGGLLAMSTYFATADSIELADANRHIPIEAHHGNFDPIVPETLGRSGVERLKTLGYEVNYRQYPMAHALCPQQVGDIGRWLSGRLA, from the coding sequence ATGACAGCCCCAGGCGAACTGATTATTGAACCGAAAAATGGTCAACCCGCCGATGCGTGTGTGTTTATCATTCATGGCTTAGGTGCCGATGGGCACGATTTTGAGCCGCTGGTTCCCGCGCTTACGCTACCTGACGATGCGCATGTGCGCTTTATTATGCCCCATGCGCCGCGCCTGCCAGTGACCATCAATGGCGGCATGGTGATGCCCGCTTGGTATGACATTCTCGCGATGGACCTGGGGCGCCGCGTAGACGAAGGCCAGCTGATGAAATCTGCCGAGCGGATTCAGGCGCTGATTCAAGAGCAGATCGACCAAGGCATTGATAGCCAGCGCATTATTGTGGCTGGCTTCTCCCAGGGTGGGGCCGTTGCTTACCAGGCCGCGCTCTCTTTCCCTCAGCCTTTAGGCGGCTTGTTAGCCATGTCGACCTACTTTGCGACCGCCGATAGTATCGAGCTAGCCGACGCCAACCGGCACATTCCTATTGAAGCTCACCACGGCAATTTTGACCCCATCGTGCCGGAAACCCTTGGCCGCAGTGGGGTTGAGCGTTTAAAAACATTGGGGTATGAGGTGAATTATCGCCAGTACCCAATGGCTCACGCACTTTGTCCCCAGCAGGTAGGCGATATTGGCCGCTGGCTTAGCGGGCGTTTAGCCTAG
- a CDS encoding NADH-ubiquinone oxidoreductase: MNWRFGLTETTFEPLWLTHWALGATLALPILFGLLGALCSPRRALPVGLACVPILLAGVLLMMDYQQGGLLRWQWQVAGVTVSLRLSGASVLMLLVTQWVGAAAALYTPGHLRLTNPGKQSRWLWPLMGVLISALSLIWLAADLLTLYAALELMGLAAVGMLLLSGKPAALLAGMRYLLLALVGSLAYLLGVALVLGYWGELDLQALAEVVEPGPVAWIAAALIGAGLALKAALFPLHGWLTPVHESAWTPVSALHAALVVKASLFILIMLWSILLPDAVFAPRFVAWLGMLAIVWGGLVAWRSDSLKTLVASSTVAQLGYLMVAFPLLIGPDIPPLPKALAWEGFWLQLMGHALAKAAMFMAAGNLILATGESSLKGLAGTSRRLPLSLLVFGIASVTLMGLPPSSGFTAKWLLLQAMVMTQQWVAVAALLVGTLLSAAYVFRVFRYSFDETAPRHHYQPLAPSMDLVALGLALAAFALGLLAHLPLSLLHGGGL, encoded by the coding sequence ATGAACTGGCGGTTTGGTCTTACAGAAACGACGTTCGAACCCCTTTGGCTTACCCACTGGGCATTAGGCGCGACGCTAGCACTGCCGATTCTCTTTGGCCTCTTAGGCGCTCTATGCTCTCCCCGGCGAGCGTTACCTGTAGGGCTTGCCTGCGTGCCCATTCTGTTGGCAGGCGTTCTGCTCATGATGGATTACCAGCAGGGGGGGCTTTTGCGCTGGCAGTGGCAGGTGGCGGGGGTAACGGTGTCGCTTCGTTTAAGCGGCGCCAGCGTTTTAATGCTGCTGGTTACTCAGTGGGTGGGTGCCGCTGCGGCGCTCTATACCCCGGGACATTTACGCTTAACGAACCCCGGTAAACAGTCGCGCTGGCTGTGGCCTTTGATGGGTGTGTTGATCAGTGCGCTTTCCCTGATCTGGCTGGCGGCGGATCTGCTAACGCTTTATGCCGCCCTGGAGTTGATGGGATTAGCGGCGGTAGGCATGCTGCTTTTATCAGGTAAACCTGCTGCGCTACTGGCGGGCATGCGCTATCTGTTACTAGCGCTGGTAGGGTCGCTGGCTTATCTGCTGGGTGTCGCTCTGGTGCTTGGGTACTGGGGGGAGCTGGATCTTCAGGCGTTAGCGGAGGTCGTGGAGCCAGGGCCGGTTGCTTGGATAGCCGCAGCGCTAATAGGCGCAGGTCTGGCGCTAAAGGCGGCGCTATTTCCTTTACATGGATGGTTAACCCCGGTGCATGAAAGTGCTTGGACTCCGGTAAGCGCGCTACACGCGGCGCTGGTGGTTAAAGCATCGCTATTCATCTTAATTATGCTGTGGAGTATTCTGCTTCCTGATGCGGTGTTTGCCCCTCGCTTTGTCGCTTGGCTGGGAATGCTGGCCATTGTGTGGGGTGGTCTGGTGGCATGGCGATCAGATTCGCTTAAAACCCTGGTGGCCTCTTCAACGGTAGCCCAGCTGGGCTATTTGATGGTGGCTTTTCCTCTACTGATCGGGCCTGACATTCCCCCTTTACCGAAGGCGCTAGCATGGGAGGGGTTTTGGTTACAGCTGATGGGGCACGCGCTGGCGAAAGCTGCGATGTTTATGGCAGCGGGTAATTTGATTCTTGCCACAGGTGAAAGCTCGCTGAAGGGCCTCGCGGGCACTAGCCGTCGTTTGCCGCTGTCATTACTGGTGTTTGGTATCGCTTCCGTAACGCTTATGGGCTTACCGCCTAGCTCAGGCTTTACGGCGAAGTGGCTGCTTCTACAGGCGATGGTGATGACCCAGCAGTGGGTTGCTGTCGCAGCGCTTTTGGTGGGCACGCTGTTATCCGCGGCCTACGTGTTTCGTGTGTTCCGCTACTCCTTTGATGAAACCGCCCCCAGGCACCACTATCAGCCGTTGGCGCCGAGCATGGATCTAGTCGCGCTAGGGCTTGCCCTGGCAGCATTTGCCCTGGGATTGCTGGCCCATTTACCGCTGTCGCTATTACATGGAGGTGGCCTATGA
- a CDS encoding NADH dehydrogenase, translating to MNAAWLPLATLATSIIAAVVIFLVPEEARRLRTSVNLVAAVGKIILVALMIGRVSQGHLDTFSFQIIGGIDFVLRADALGVMFAGLSSLLWLCTTIYAIGYLEGAANRKRFFGFFSLCVASTLGIALAGNLFTFLIFYEMLTLSTYPLVVHAGTAKALAAGRVYLRYTLTGGVVLLLGVVMLYSLTSDHSFASEQGLSPYLNDHRGQLTLIFALLVGGLAVKAAMVPFHGWLPRAMVAPAPVSALLHAVAVVKAGAFGIMRIIYDLYGIELSVELGVTTALAIAASITIIYGSLRAIAQHELKPRLAFSTISQVSYVVLGVSLFGPFGTIGALAHLLHQGLMKVTLFFCAGNYAEELGIHRIDEMDGAGKRMPLTSIAFTVGALGMIGLPPVAGFITKWYLGVGAVQANMHWVVAVLVVSSTLNALYFLPIVHRLWFREGPAHGEGEWPKERRLGRLETHGWLLWPAVFTAVVSIGAGLLAGLPFSPLDWATRVAVGEYLP from the coding sequence ATGAACGCGGCATGGTTACCCCTTGCCACCTTGGCTACCTCTATTATTGCAGCCGTGGTGATCTTTCTTGTACCCGAGGAGGCACGACGGCTACGCACCAGCGTTAACTTAGTGGCTGCTGTCGGTAAAATTATTCTGGTGGCGTTAATGATTGGGCGGGTGTCCCAAGGCCACCTGGACACCTTTAGCTTTCAGATTATCGGCGGTATCGATTTTGTGCTGCGTGCCGACGCGCTGGGGGTAATGTTTGCTGGCCTGTCGTCGCTTTTATGGTTATGCACCACGATCTACGCCATTGGCTACTTGGAAGGCGCGGCTAATCGGAAACGCTTTTTTGGTTTCTTCAGCCTGTGTGTGGCCAGTACCTTGGGGATCGCGTTAGCGGGCAACCTGTTTACCTTTTTAATTTTCTACGAAATGTTGACGCTGTCTACGTACCCGTTGGTGGTTCATGCGGGCACCGCTAAAGCGTTAGCAGCGGGGCGGGTTTATTTGCGCTACACGCTAACGGGTGGGGTAGTGCTGCTGTTGGGCGTCGTGATGCTTTACAGCTTAACAAGCGACCATTCGTTTGCGTCGGAGCAAGGGCTTTCTCCTTATCTTAACGATCACCGTGGGCAGCTAACGCTAATATTTGCGCTGCTAGTGGGCGGGCTTGCCGTAAAAGCGGCGATGGTGCCCTTTCACGGCTGGCTGCCCAGAGCGATGGTGGCCCCGGCCCCCGTGAGTGCGCTGTTACATGCCGTTGCGGTAGTGAAAGCCGGTGCGTTTGGCATTATGCGGATTATCTATGATCTTTACGGGATCGAGCTGAGCGTCGAGTTAGGCGTTACCACCGCGCTGGCTATCGCTGCTTCCATCACCATCATTTATGGCTCTCTGCGGGCAATTGCGCAGCATGAGCTTAAACCCCGGCTAGCATTTTCAACCATTAGCCAAGTCTCCTACGTTGTACTGGGGGTTAGCCTTTTCGGCCCGTTTGGCACCATCGGGGCACTGGCCCATCTGTTGCACCAGGGGCTGATGAAAGTAACGCTGTTCTTCTGCGCTGGTAATTACGCCGAGGAGCTAGGTATTCACCGCATAGATGAAATGGACGGCGCTGGCAAACGTATGCCGCTCACCAGTATTGCGTTTACGGTGGGGGCGTTGGGGATGATTGGACTGCCCCCCGTGGCTGGTTTTATCACTAAGTGGTACCTGGGTGTGGGGGCGGTTCAGGCCAATATGCACTGGGTGGTGGCTGTGCTGGTGGTCAGTAGTACCTTAAATGCGCTCTATTTCCTGCCGATTGTGCACCGCCTGTGGTTCCGCGAGGGGCCTGCCCATGGTGAAGGGGAGTGGCCAAAGGAGCGGCGCCTTGGTCGTCTGGAAACCCATGGCTGGTTGCTATGGCCTGCGGTATTTACCGCTGTGGTAAGCATTGGGGCAGGCTTATTGGCAGGGCTGCCGTTTAGCCCACTGGACTGGGCAACGCGGGTTGCGGTCGGGGAGTATCTGCCATGA